TCCAATCCTTTTCGTCCTGCGAGTAGATAACGGCGCATGATCAGACTCAACGACATTCTCGACACGGTAACGGCGTACAACCCGACGGCTGATCTCAATATCATCCGCAAGGCTTATGTGTACTGCGCCAAGGTACACCAGGGCCAGACGCGCCTGTCCGGGGAGCCCTACATCATCCATCCCATGGAGGTGGCAGGCCTGCTGGCCGAGTTGCGCCTGGACGTCCCCAGCATCGTCACCGGTTTTCTCCACGATACCATCGAAGACACCCTGACGACCTACGAAGAGTTGGTGGAGATGTTCGGGGAAGAGGTGGCCAGGCTGGTGGATGGGGTCACCAAGATCAGCAAGATTCACTTCAAGACCAAGCAGGAGAGCCAGGCCGAGAATTTTCGCAAGATGCTCCTGGCCATGGCTAACGATATCCGCGTCATCCTGGTCAAGCTGGCCGACCGCCTGCACAATATGCGCACGCTGGAGTTCCAGCCCGAAACCAAGCAGCGCACCATCGCCCAGGAGACGATGGATATCTACGCCCCCATCGCCAATCGCCTGGGCATATCCTGGGTCAAGGTGGAGTTGGAGGACTTGGCGTTCCGCTATCTTAACCCGGATCTTTACTTCGACCTGGCCCGCAAGGTGTCCATGAAGAAGAAGGAACGGGAGGCGTACGTCGAAGAGGCAAAATCGATCATCTCCGACAAGCTGGCCTTCCAGGGGATCCCCGGCGAGGTTTCCGGCCGCAGCAAACACCTCTATTCCATCTATCGCAAGATGGAGAAGCGCAACGTTGAATTCGAGGAGATCTACGACCTCCTGGCCATCCGCATTTTGGTGGAGGACGTGCGGGAGTGCTATGAGGTGCTTGGTTTGATCCATTCGGCCTGGAAGCCGATTCCGGGGCGTTTCAAGGACTACATCGCCATGCCCAAGGGGAACATGTACCAGTCGTTGCACACGACGGTCATCGGCCCCCACGGCGACAGGATGGAAGTGCAGATCCGCACCCACGAGATGCACCGCGTGGCCGATGCCGGCATTGCCGCCCACTGGAAGTACAAAGAGGGCAAGGGGTACGACGAGAAGGAGGTCAAGCGTTTTGCCTGGCTGCGGCAATTGCTGGAGTGGCAGCAGGAGCTCCAGGATTCCAAGGAGTTCATGGATTCGGTCAAGGTGGATCTCTTCCCCGAGGAGGTCTACGTCTTTACCCCCAAGGGGGATGTGAAGGGCTTTCCCAAGGGGTCCACGCCGATCGATTTTGCCTACAGCGTGCATAGCGACGTGGGGCATCGCTGTGTGGGGGCCAAGGTCAACGGCAAGCTGGTGCCGCTCAAGTACGAATTGAAGAACGGCGATATCGTCGAGGTCATTACCTCGCCCCACCATACCCCCAGCAAGGACTGGCTCAAAATCGTCCATAGTTCCCGGGCCCGCAACCGGATACGCGCCTGGATCAAGATCGAGGAGCGCAAGCGGAGCATCGTTCTGGGGCGCGAGATTTGTGAAAAGGACTTCCGCAAATACTCCATAAACCTGCAAAAAATCCAGAAGGCCGGGGACTTTAAAAGGATTGCCGGTGAGTTCGGTTTTGCCGGAGACGACGACCTGTTGGCGGCGGTGGGCTACGGCAAGATCTCCAGCGGCCAGATCATCGGGAAGCTCGTGCCCGCGGAAAAGTTGCAGGAACGGACCGAACGCAAGGAGTCGCGGCTCTCGGCGGTCATCAACAAGCTCAAGGGCAAGTCTTCCAGTGCGGTGGAGATCAGCGGCGTCGACGATGTGCTGGTCCGCTTCGCCAAGTGCTGCAATCCGGTGTCGGGAGACGAGATCATCGGCTTTATCACCCGCGGCAAGGGGGTCACGATCCACACCGCGGACTGCAAGTTCGCCCTGGAGAGCGATCCCGCACGACAGATCGATGTGGCCTGGAACAAGATCAAAACCACCTCCCTTCCGGTCAAGATCAAGGTCATCTGTCACGACGTCAAGGGTATTCTGGCAAACATCACCATGGCCATTACCAACAGCGAGGCCAATATCGCCAGCGCCCATATTCAGAGCACCATTGACCAGCGTGGCGAAAATACCTTCGAGGTGAATGTCAGCGACCTGGCGCACCTGCGGAAGGTGATGAACGCCATTATGAAGATCAAGGGTGTCATCAAAGTGGAGAGGCTAAAACAATGACGTGTGAAACAATTGCGACAGACAAGGCCCCTGCTGCCATCGGGCCGTATGCGCAGGCCATCAGGGCCAATGGGCTGCTCTTCTGCTCCGGGCAGATAGCGCTTGACCCGGCAACGGGCGAGTTGGCGACAGGGGGCGTTGCTGCGGAGACCGAACGGGTGATGGCGAATATTGCCGCCGTACTGGCCGCTGCCGGCGTGGGGTTGTCGCAGGTGGTCAAGACCACCATTTTCCTTGCCGATATGGGGGATTTTGCTGTAGTGAACGAAATCTACGGGCGCTGTTTCGGCAATCACAAGCCGGCCCGTTCAACCGTGGCGGTCAAGAGCCTGCCCCGCGGTGCACTGGTTGAAATCGAGATCGTTGCCCTGGCGTGACATTCGGGGAGGGGAGGTGCCGACCTCCGGCGGGAAAACGACAAAAAGCCGTGGACACCTGATGTGCCACGGCTTCAAATCGCAGACCGTTCAAGCGGCTGATGCGGCGCCGCGATTAGAGCGCTTTGGTGATCAGACCGGAACGGATGCAGCGGGTGCAGACCTTGATGGTTGCAACCGTGCCGTTTTTAACGGTTTTGACCTTCTGGATGTTCGGATGCCAGACGGTACGGGTCTTGTTGTTGGCGTGGCTCACGTTATTGCCGAAGCTGGGGCCTTTTCCGCAGATTTCACATTTTCTTGACATATGGTGGTAACCTCCATTAATTGCTGAAAAAAGATTTTTAGCAGATTAATTGGCCGGTTGCAAGGGAAAAATGGACAACACATGAATATCATCAAGGCCTTCATAACGCTCGTCATTATTCTGCTTCTCGTCGTTGCGGTGCTGTTCATCGACTTTACCTACAAGACCTTCTCCTACCGACAGCGGCCGGTCAAGGCCGATGCCATCGTGGTGCTGGCCGGCGGCAAGGGGCGGGTGGAGGAGGGGGTGCGGCTGTACCGGGAGCAACGGGGCAGCCATCTTTTCCTGATCGGGGTCGATCCCTCCGTCCGTAAGAGCGACCTCTATCGCCCCCAGACCGGCGACCCCTCGTCCGAAGGGGTAATATTGGAAAAAGCCTCCCGCAACACCCTGGAGAACGCCATTTATGGCCGTGACGTCATCATGCGTGCCGATGTCCGATCCATCGTGCTCATCACTTCGCGCTATCACATGAAGCGGGCCGCAATCCTCTTCCGCAACGCACTGCCCAAGGATGTCGCCATCTACCCCTATCCGGTTGACAGCAAAAATCTCAAAGAGGCCTGGTGGAACCACGGCGGCAGCTTTCATCTCCTGTTCAGCGAATTCTACAAATATTGCATGTTCCGTT
This sequence is a window from Oryzomonas sagensis. Protein-coding genes within it:
- a CDS encoding Rid family detoxifying hydrolase gives rise to the protein MTCETIATDKAPAAIGPYAQAIRANGLLFCSGQIALDPATGELATGGVAAETERVMANIAAVLAAAGVGLSQVVKTTIFLADMGDFAVVNEIYGRCFGNHKPARSTVAVKSLPRGALVEIEIVALA
- the rpmB gene encoding 50S ribosomal protein L28 — translated: MSRKCEICGKGPSFGNNVSHANNKTRTVWHPNIQKVKTVKNGTVATIKVCTRCIRSGLITKAL
- a CDS encoding YdcF family protein — translated: MNIIKAFITLVIILLLVVAVLFIDFTYKTFSYRQRPVKADAIVVLAGGKGRVEEGVRLYREQRGSHLFLIGVDPSVRKSDLYRPQTGDPSSEGVILEKASRNTLENAIYGRDVIMRADVRSIVLITSRYHMKRAAILFRNALPKDVAIYPYPVDSKNLKEAWWNHGGSFHLLFSEFYKYCMFRFFFLLAPGELRESILPGASGG
- a CDS encoding RelA/SpoT family protein, producing MIRLNDILDTVTAYNPTADLNIIRKAYVYCAKVHQGQTRLSGEPYIIHPMEVAGLLAELRLDVPSIVTGFLHDTIEDTLTTYEELVEMFGEEVARLVDGVTKISKIHFKTKQESQAENFRKMLLAMANDIRVILVKLADRLHNMRTLEFQPETKQRTIAQETMDIYAPIANRLGISWVKVELEDLAFRYLNPDLYFDLARKVSMKKKEREAYVEEAKSIISDKLAFQGIPGEVSGRSKHLYSIYRKMEKRNVEFEEIYDLLAIRILVEDVRECYEVLGLIHSAWKPIPGRFKDYIAMPKGNMYQSLHTTVIGPHGDRMEVQIRTHEMHRVADAGIAAHWKYKEGKGYDEKEVKRFAWLRQLLEWQQELQDSKEFMDSVKVDLFPEEVYVFTPKGDVKGFPKGSTPIDFAYSVHSDVGHRCVGAKVNGKLVPLKYELKNGDIVEVITSPHHTPSKDWLKIVHSSRARNRIRAWIKIEERKRSIVLGREICEKDFRKYSINLQKIQKAGDFKRIAGEFGFAGDDDLLAAVGYGKISSGQIIGKLVPAEKLQERTERKESRLSAVINKLKGKSSSAVEISGVDDVLVRFAKCCNPVSGDEIIGFITRGKGVTIHTADCKFALESDPARQIDVAWNKIKTTSLPVKIKVICHDVKGILANITMAITNSEANIASAHIQSTIDQRGENTFEVNVSDLAHLRKVMNAIMKIKGVIKVERLKQ